Within Fusobacterium gonidiaformans ATCC 25563, the genomic segment TAATGTTTTGTACTTTTCTTCTTGCTCATAAAACATTTCTGATTTTAATAATCCAAAGAAGCATTCCATTAATCCATTATCTAAACTATTTCCTTTTCTTGACATACTTTGAGTTATCTTCTTCTCTTTCAATCTTTTTTGATATGAATAATGCTGATACTGCCATCCTTGATCACTATGAAATATCAAATTTTCATAGTTTTCATTTTCTTTCAATGCTAAATTTAACATATGATTTATCTGCTCCAAGTTAGGACTGCGCGAAATATCATACGAAACTATATATCTTCCATAAGCATCTAATATTGGAGATAAGTATAGCTTTTCTCCTCTTAAATTAAATTCTGTTACATCTGTAAACCATTTTTGATTTGGAGCTGTCGCTTCAAAATCTCTCTTAATATGATTATCAGCTATTTTTCCTACTTGACCTTTGTATGAAGAATATTTTCTCTTTTTGCGGATAATACTTTGTAAATTAAATTTCTTCATAAGTCTTTGCACTTTTTTATGATTAATATTGAAACCTTGATTTTTTAATTCTAATGTTACTCTGCGATAACCATATCTTCCTTTATTCGCATAATAAATTTCTTTAATTTTTTCAATAATATCTTTATTCTTCTCATCAATATCTTTTTTATCAATATAGTAATAATATACTGATCTTGATATTCCAGCAATCTTTAATAGTATTTTGAAAGGATATTTAGCTCTAAGTTCTGCTATTACTTTTACTTTTTCTTCTTTTTTAGCTCCCTTTCTTGAACTAGAGCTCTCAATTTTTTTAAGTATTCATTCTCAGCTTTTAGATAAATTATTTCATCTTCTAATTTTTTAATCTTCTCTTTTTCAGATAATTCTTTATCGTTATTCTTAGTTTTAGTCATAGATTTAGGTTTCCTTCCCTTTTTCTTCTCTACAACATTATACCCATTTTCTTTAAATTTTGAAAGCCAATTATGTAAAACACCAGCAGAAATTAAACCAATATCAATAGCAACAGAATTTATAGACTCATGATTAATTAAAATTCTATTAATTGCCTGTAACTTAAATTCTTTTGAATAAGCTCTATTCTTACTTTTTCTTAAAATATTATTTCCATATTTACCAATTAAAGCAATTAAATATTTAATATTAGATTCATGAATATTAAAAGATTTAGCTAATGAAGAAATAGTTTCACCCTTTAATCTTCTCTCATATATTTCAATTTTATCTTCTCTTGTCAATTTACTCATGAAAAAACTGCACCTCCAATCTTGTGTCCAAGATTTTGGGTGCAGTTCAGCTTTATTTTGAGATAAGCTTTTTATTTTTTAAAACAACTAATAAGAGTCCGTTTTCAAAAGTTATTTCTGCCTTTTCTTTTACGATAGTATTTCCATGGCAAAGAGTTTCCCCTTGTTGTAAGTGATAAGAGGATAAGTTGTATTGAAAGCCTTTTAAACTTAAAGACAGAATACTGTTTGAAAAAGGAATAAAAGATACTTTATGCCCTTGTAAATTTTGGAAAAGATAGTGGGAAGGACTTAAAAAAATACTCTCTTCTTCACTTAAAAATTGAATCTTTGGGTATTGGATACAAAGATATAGATTTGATAATAAATGATCGGTATCTCCTCCTAAACCACCAATCACAATCCATTCTTCATAAGAACGTTGTTCTAAAGATTGAAGTAAAAGCTCAAAATCTGTAAAATCTTTTTCAATAGGAAATTGAAAAACTTGGCATCCTTGTTTTTCCCATTCTACACGAAGAATAGGAGAAGTCGAGTCCAAATCTCCCCATAATTCTTTTGGGGTAATTCCTAACGATTGTAAGTGCCGAGATCCACCATCGACACAAAAAATATCTCCTTGTTTTTCTTGAAGAAGATTTTGATAAAAGTTTTGACTTCCACGAAGTTCTCCATTTAAAAATAAATAAGCTCGCTTCATTAGTCATCATCTCTATCTATATTTACAATAATAAATACGGGAAGATGATCAGAAACTTTATTTCTCATAACTTTATACTGTCGGTTGGTAAAATCAATAGCTCCACTTTTACCGGTAAATTCTTCTGTATATTTCTTGGATAAAAAGATATTGTCGTAGGAATTTGCCATT encodes:
- a CDS encoding IS3 family transposase (programmed frameshift), giving the protein MSKLTREDKIEIYERRLKGETISSLAKSFNIHESNIKYLIALIGKYGNNILRKSKNRAYSKEFKLQAINRILINHESINSVAIDIGLISAGVLHNWLSKFKENGYNVVEKKKGRKPKSMTKTKNNDKELSEKEKIKKLEDEIIYLKAENEYLKKLRALVQERELKKKKKLKVIAELRAKYPFKILLKIAGISRSVYYYYIDKKDIDEKNKDIIEKIKEIYYANKGRYGYRRVTLELKNQGFNINHKKVQRLMKKFNLQSIIRKKRKYSSYKGQVGKIADNHIKRDFEATAPNQKWFTDVTEFNLRGEKLYLSPILDAYGRYIVSYDISRSPNLEQINHMLNLALKENENYENLIFHSDQGWQYQHYSYQKRLKEKKITQSMSRKGNSLDNGLMECFFGLLKSEMFYEQEEKYKTLEELKEAIENYIYYYNNKRIKEKLKGLTPASYRSQSLLVS
- a CDS encoding thiamine diphosphokinase, which codes for MKRAYLFLNGELRGSQNFYQNLLQEKQGDIFCVDGGSRHLQSLGITPKELWGDLDSTSPILRVEWEKQGCQVFQFPIEKDFTDFELLLQSLEQRSYEEWIVIGGLGGDTDHLLSNLYLCIQYPKIQFLSEEESIFLSPSHYLFQNLQGHKVSFIPFSNSILSLSLKGFQYNLSSYHLQQGETLCHGNTIVKEKAEITFENGLLLVVLKNKKLISK